ggtgagctgagatcgcgccattgcactccagcctgggcaacaagggtgaaacaccgtctcaaaaataaataaataaataaataaacaaatatctaTGGCAAAGAGATCAGATTGACTCTTTTTGTCCTTTTCTAGCATTTTGCTCTTTCCTACAAAATAACAGTGAGAATGGAGCAACAACCTGCAATAGTCCACAGCAGCTCTTTCCCCGCCCTCCTGGAAGCCAGTGCTGCAAGAGGCAAGAGAGCAAGCCGACACAAACTTTCAATTCCTTTTGGGGAAAGCAGCTTCTCCTGCCTTCGCCACCCTCCAGGACTCTAAGGTAGCCCAAGAGCTGCCTCTTCTCTTTTGATATGAGCCTAGGCACCCCAAGTTAGACCAGAAATCAGCAATTAGCAACACTATTCAAAGCAAAAGCATCCCCTTTGTCCCCCATGTGTATCCATCACTCAGCATCAAATAAGATCTTTCTCCATTTTGCTCCTCAAAATGTCCTAATGGGTGGCTTTGTCCAAATCCCAGCTAAATGTTCAAATTCGTATCAGGACTCGTTAAAAGCTTCAAAATCTGTCCTTGCCATGGTCAAGgcttaaaaaatggaataaaaatattataaagaacaaaaatcgTCAGGCGCGgtagttcatgtctgtaatcccagcactttgggaggctgaggcaggcagttcacttgaggtcaggagttcgagaccagtctggccaacatggtgaaaccctgtctctactaaaaatacaaaaattagccaggtaaggtggcgggtgcctataatcccagctactccacaggctgaggcaggagaagcacttgaacccaggaggtggaggttgcagtgagccaagattgtaccattgcactccagcctgagcagcagagagagactctgtcaaaaaaaaaaaaaattaaattaaatgaaaaacaaaatttaaaaacctcaAAATCATTCCTGCCAGGAGACCCAAGTCAAGGGTGATGACCCGGCGGAAGTCCACTGTGTTGCACACCCCATAGATGGGGTCATAGTGTCCACTGCATCCTGAGTTGTGCTATGAGGCAGCATTACCCACTGGGCAGAAGAGAATGAGAGCAACAGGTGACGTGTGATACATATTTCAGACGGCAGCAAACAGCACCAACACAGACACCAGCATTTACCACTGCTCACTGGGGCATTAGTGGCAGCCCATGACTTAGCACAAGCCCTCTCTTATTTCGCCCCCAGGTCTAGACCCCCCACCCTGCATCCCACTCCCTCTCTGCAATATACTCTATGCTCACCCTTTGAAAGGGGGGACCTGAGAATGTAACCACTAATTCAAACCAGAAAAACTGAGGATGCAGAACTGAAAAGAGTTTTTCATCGAGCCTGTCTGAAAGACCTCTTCGCTCGTGAGGATTTTGGCTTGGCTACTTGGCTCACTGCTCTCAAAGCCAGAAACCTATTTTCTTCACTTCTGCAAGTAAAAGGAGAGGAAATGTGTATATGTGGTTTTGCAAAGAGCTCTTTTTTGAGCTTAAGAAAAACGAgggcggggtggggaggagagggaacAGACAGCATGGAGGTGAGAAGTGAAGGTTTAAAGCACTGGCTGCTGGGATGTGGTAATACCATCTCTGAATGGATGATACAGTTATCGGTGGGTCAGGTGCTTGCTTCTTGCTGCCCTGTTTTCAAATCCCTGGAAATTAAATAagtgcttttttccttttctttcttcttctttttccttttgagacggagtttcgctcttgtcacccaggctggagtgcaatggcgcgatctcggctcactgcaaccaccacctcctggattcaagcgattctcctgcctcagcctcccaagtatctgggattacaggaacctgccaacacgccccggctgatttttgtatttttagtagaagcggggtttcaccgtattagccagactggtcttgaactcctgaggggtttcagcatgttagccaggctggtctctaactcctgaactcaggtgatccactcgcctcggcctctcaaagtgctgggattacaggcgagcgccaccgcgcctggccaaacaaatgttttttatttgcGACTCCTTCTCCTCGGATGGAAGAGGATGATttatggactaatacagaggggTTCCTTGGTAAGAATGAAAATTAAGCGCTGAACAACTGGTGACTTGTCAACACACCATCAAATGGCCCTTGCAGCCTCACATAAATGCAGACAAGAACCAGGCTGTTACAGGGAGCTGACACACCTGCCTGGGTTTAGTGCCCAGAGTCAGAGACCACTCACGGGTGCGGTGGTTTAGTTTCTCAAATGAGAAGCTATTTTATGAAAAAAGGCAAAAAGCTGCTGTTGTCTAACAAACAGTTAAGTTTGAAAAGACTGGGAAGGTGGAATCCTGTCTATTCAGCTAAAGGGATGAGACGCTACTTGTTTTCCCCAAGAAGTTAACGACACCAAAGCTGCTAGGTCCCGACCCAAGACCACCACACTGCAGGACATGAAAACAATAATGCCGTTCGCTGCAGATCTGtagttcaaaaaataataataataaagctgccATATTTGGTAAACTCTGGCCATTCCCCTGGGGTACCCTTCCTAACCGCCCCGGTGGAGCCTAGACAGTGGCCCCTAGCCCAAAGCCTCTCTATCCAGAGCATCACTTTTCTAAGTAGAAAGTTCCTTCTGTGCACTCCACGGGCTTTAAGAGTTGAGGAACGGACGCAGCCCGGAGCCAGTCCTAGCAGCGGCCAGGCACACCTTGGGGACTATAGCTGCAGTGTCCTAGCGGGAGGGAACTTCTCCGGGGCGTCTTGGCCCCCCGGACCGGCCGCCCAACCGCAGCCCCCGGGCCCTCAGAGCAGCGCCTAGCCTCTGTGGCAGAAGACGGGGCCGCGTTCGCCCCTGCAGCGCGGAGCTCCGCGCTCACAGCTGGCGCGGGACGCCCCTCCCCTCCGGGTCCCGCACTCACCCACCGCCCTGATGCGGAAGCCGCGCGGCGGCCGCAGGGCCCGGCGCCGCCAGGCATCGCGCAGCACCTGCAGGCAGGCGGGGGGCGCGCGCACCAGCAGCACCCCGCGCCGCAGCCAGCCCTGGAAGGCCAGCCGCGAGGCGGCGCGCGCCAGCCGAGCGTTCCAGAAGCAGCGCGCGTTGGCGCGACGGAAGGCGCGGAACACCGCGCGCCCACCAGGCTCCTCCGCGGCCCCGGCCGCCTTCTGCGCCTCCAGCCGGCACAGCACTAGCGCCAGCGAGCCCGGCGCCAGCTGCACGGGCCGGGCCATGCTTTCGCGGGCGGCCGGGAGCCCGCAACGCAGGGCCTCGGCGAGCGCGGCGGCTAGGACGCCGCTCGCTCGGCGGGAGGATCGGCCGACTGCGCGCGGGTCCGCGGCGCTGGCTGCCGGGGGAACGGAGCTCCAGGGGGCGGGGCCGACTGCGCCTGGCGGGCCGGGGGTGGGGCGGCCCTGCTTAGGCCGGTGGAGCGCTCTGGAGGGGATTCCAGAGCCCAGCGTTCGGCTTCGTTCTCCACACCCGAGCCCAACTCGGCCCCCTGGCGATGCCCTCGACTTCCAGCCGCCTCGAGGTCCCGAGCTCCCCTTCCCCCAGGGGTGCGCTCTGGGGCTTTTCCAAGTCCTGGGGCTCCCCGCAGCTCCCTGGAGAGCCTGACTGCGTCCATCCGCCGTGCGAACTGCAGGGCCAGGAGCCCCCGGGGGGGGGAGACTCGCCTTCGACCTGGCTTTGGGGCCGTTCCAAGTTAGCAACCACGAGGAACAGCCTGAGGGTGTCAGCGGGGGCCTGGGAGGTGTGGGGGTTGAGCAGGAAACCTAGGTTTGAGTCTCAGTTCTGCGCCTAAGCTagttgtttgtttctatttttgttttttgagtcgaggtctcgctgtgttgcccaggctggagtgcagtggctattcactgagttctgggctcaagcgatcctctggcctcagcctcccgagttgggactacaggtgcccgccacatcGCCTGGCCTGCTCCTAATCTGTTCATTCAAGTTatttcccttctctgggcctcagaaaTGTCCCAGCTACTATTTCACAGGATAATAAACTAAGGACCCTTTCAtccatgactttctttttttttttttttttttttttgaggcggagtctcactctgtcgcccaggctggagtgcagtggcgcgatctcggctcactgcgcgCTCCGCTTACccggttcatgtcattctcctgcctcagcctcccgagtagctgggactacaggtgcccgccaccacgcccggctaattttttgtatttttagtagagacggggtttcacggtgttagccaggatggtctgcgcCCGGCCGGCCTCATCCATGACTTTCTGAAGTTGTAGGATCTGGTCCCACCCCGGGGATATCCCATACTCTTGAGTGCTGAGGAAAGCAGAGTGGAGAGGCGCCACCCTGATTGGTGTGGCGCTGTGGTGATATCGTAGGATTCTGCCCTGGGTTAGATGTGGACATTCTGAAAAGACGGACACCGTCCTGCCCCAGAAAGACCCAGGGGCAAAGGGAGAGCTTGTGATGTGTGGCGGTAGAATGTGACCTGTGCCTCAAAGCAGTGAAGGCCAATTCAGACTGAGGACCCAGACTGAGGCCCAGCGGGAGGGCTCCTCGAGAAAAAAACCCATTTGAAAATACAACATGttaaaagaagaggaaggggccaggcgcggtggctcacgcctgtaatcccagcactttgggaggccgaggtgggcggatcacgaggtcaggagatcgagaccggcctgacctacaaggtaaaactccgtctctactaaaaatacaaaaattagccggtgtggtggcacgcgcctgtaatcccagctactcagggaggctgaggcagaagaattgcttaaacgtggaggcggaggttgcagtgtgctgagatggtgccactgcactccagcctgggtgacagagcaagactccctcttggaaaaaaaaaaaaaaaaaaaaagaagaagaggaggaagggcatTATGCTTGGTACCAGAACACAGTACTGTGAGGGAGCAGAGGTGCTTGGCAAAATCTAGGAGTCATTCCAGACTTCCCAGTCCCTCAGCTCATCAGTCctcaataaaaactataaacatggagataattTATACCCTGCCCCCAGTAAGCACGCAATAAATGATAGATAATAAcgatagctaatatttattgaacactataTGCTGGGGGCATTAATTTCAAGACTctgcgtctttttttttttagagactatgTCACCCATGCTGTGccacccatactggagtgcagtggcgaggctcactgcagcctggtccTCCGGGCTCaagtgtcctcccacctcagcctccggagtacctgggaccacaggtgcatgccaccacacccagctaatatttgtatttttggtagagaggaggtttcaccatgttgcccaggcaggtcttgaactcctgggctcaagcgatctgcccaccttggcctcctaaagtgttgggattacaggcatgagccaccatgcctgccaacTCTGTgtttactattaatattattatccctggttgttttgttttgtttttacagatgagggactTGCAGCTAGTTGGATTAAGAAGTGTTTCCCAGTCACACAGGTAGTAAGAAATGTAATCAGACAACTGCCAAGTAAGGCTTCCCTATGACAAATAAGTCTGACTTCACTTTCAATGCAAATAATCATGTGAACCTGAGACTACCATCTCACATCTGAATTCTGATtctgaggtggatggatggatacagcCCATAGGACAAACACAGTGAACTCCTATGCCTGTATACTCTCAAGAGGGGTAAAGCTTCTCTTCTTCTGGGTTCTATTGTGGCACTCTCATCTTGCTGGATCAAGGGTGGCCTTCCTGTGTCCCCATACTGGAGAACTATGACTTTGGGCTCAATATCTGTAGCATATAGTACAGCATCTTTCCCATTGTAATAAGGTCAGTGATAATTTCCATTTACTCTCAGCTCAGTTTGTGCCTAGAACTGTACTAAGGAATTTTACATATGTGAACTAATTTTATCCAAAAATTAGTTCTCCGAAAGGGATAATATTATTAAGCCATGACTTGCCCAAGAGAAACGAAAGCTTAGTGAGTTTAGGCAGCTTGCCCGTGAAGACAAAACTACTGGAGGGTGAGGAGGTGATCCCAAGTGTCTTCTTGCCCACACACCTGATGAGGACAAGGCCATACCCTGACTTACTGGACCGTGGCCTGGTGTCAAAAGTCCTACGTGTGATTCTTTCTCCTAAGAATTTGAATTGGAAATACACAGAAACAATAAAGCCTTGTTAGCAGGGGCTACAGCCGCAAGGATGCTGCAAGGCAGAATCTAGCTATGAGGTTTCATGGCCTGAAATTATTAGGTAGAACTGTCTTAAGCATTAGAACCTCTTGTTCAGATGcatgaaattccttttttttttttttttggttttttttttgagacaaagtctaactttgtcacctaggctggagtgcagtggcaccacctctgcccactgtagcctcaacctcctgggctcaagcaatcctcccacctcagcctcccgagtagctggtactacaggtgcacactacaacgcctagctaatttttttgcactttttgtaggatggggttttgccgtgttgcccaggctggtctcaaactgctgagctcaagcaatctgcctgcctcggcctcccaaagtgctgagattataggcatgagccactatgcccagctgaaaTTCCTCTTATCATTTTACTTAAGCTAGTTCAATTAACAGTCCAATTAAcaaaagaaggggaagagaatttaaggagaaaaattttaaactacagCCAAATACTTAGCCATTTTTTCCCTAAAGGGTCAGCTACTTCCTGAATATCCCCAAGCTCCTACAAAATGGAGTATGTCTTAAAAGTTAAATGAGAAGCTGTGGGCCTCTGACCTGAATGGTTTTGTGTTCCATGGCATaactagagaaacagaaaatcttttttttttttttttttttttttgagatggagtctcactctgttgcccagactggagtgcaatggtgccatctcggctcactacaacttctgcctcccaggttcaagtgattctcctgcctcagcctcccgagtaactgggattacaggcgcccaccactacacccagctaatttttgtatttttagtagagatggggtttcaccatgttggtcaggctggtcccgaactcccgatctcaggtgattcgcccgccttggcctccaaaagtgctgggattacaggcatgagccaccacgcctggccaagaaacaGAAATGCTTAAGGGCTTTCCATCTTTGTGATCTCTGCAGATCAGACAAAGAAGCATTTAAAAAGAATTAGTATCATTCTTCACTTAAAGTGGCATATGAGTAGTCAAGTCACATTGGAACTAAAAAATGTCAAGATggaattattttttgtcttatatttGCAATGGTCTCTGTATGCCTGAGAAATATGgagtattcttttttgttgttgttttttgagacagagtctcactctgttgcccaggcttgagtgtagtggcaccatcttggctcactgcaacctccacctcccaggtttaagcaattctcctgcctcagcctccagagtagctgggattacaggagcccaccactgcatctggctaatttttgtatttttagtagagactgggtttcaccatgttgctgagaggtgaagccagctgggcttccgGGTCGGGTGGgcacttggagaacttttctgtctagctaaaggattgtaaatgcaccaatcagcgctctgtgtctagctaaaggtttgtaaatgcaccagtcagtgctctgtgtctagctaatcgagtggggacttggagaacttttctgtctagctaaaggattgtaaatgcaccaatcagtgctctgtgtctagctaaaggtttgtaaatgcaccaataagcactctgtaaaaacggaccaatgagcactctgtaaaatggaccaatcagcagaatgtgggtgggaccaaataagggaataaaagcaggccacccctGCCAGTAGCGGCAACTGGCTTGGGTCCTCTTCCATGCTGTggatgctttgttcttttgctgtttgcaataaatgttgctgctgctcactctttgggtagGCACTGCccttatgagctgtaacactcactgcgaaggtctgcagcttcactcctgaagccagcgagaccacgaacccaccagaaggaagaaactctggacacatctgaacatctgaaggagcaaattccggacacaccatctttaagaactttgggccgggcgtggtggctcatgcctgtaatcgcagcactttgggcggccgaggcgggaggatcacgaggtcaatagatggagaccatcctagccaacatgaggaaaccccgtctctactaaaaatacaaaaattagttgtgtgtggtggcatgcgcttgtaatcccagctactcaggaggctgaggcaggagaatcgcttgaacccgggaggcagaggttgcggtgagccggaggttgtgctgctgcactccagcctgacgacagagtgagactccgtctcaaaaaaaaaaagaactttaacactcaccgcgagggtccacggcttcattcttgaagtcagcaagaccaagaacccaccggaaggaaccagtTCTGgacacattgcccaggctggtcttgaactcctgacctcaggtaatctgcccgcctctgcctcccaaagtgctgggattacatgcatgagccactgctcccagccaaggATTCTAAACACTATATAAAATCCAGTGATTCTACTATGTAGTCATTAAgtttcaggccaggcactgtggctcatgcctgtaatcccagcactttgggaggccaaggcagacgcattacctgaggccaggagttcaagaccagcctggccaacacggtgaaactacatctctactaaaaacacaaaagttaccctggtgtggtggcgggcacctctagtccagctacctgggagcctgaggcaggagaatcacttgaacctgggagacaagttgcagtgagccaaaattgcaccactctactccaccctgggcgacagagtgagactctgtctcaaaaaaaaaaaaaagtttgaaagctgGATGctgtggtagtcccagctactcaggaggctgaggcgggaggatggcttgaaccctggagttccAAAATgaagtgaactatgattgcatctgtgaatagccactgcactcgagcctgggcaacatggcaagactccctctcaaaagaaataaaagtaaggcctggtgcagtggctcatgcctataatcctagcactttgggaggctgaggcaggaggagcatttgaggtcaggagttcttcaagaccagcctggataatacagcaagactccatctctatttataaaataaaaaatttaagttcaaatttttaaaaagttatttaaaaacatgtatcAGGACATTAAGAGATTAGCTTTGGTCATTTTGAGAATGACTGTCCATGCTGAGTTTGACTGTCCAATTTATTCCCTCCAgagtaattttataaaaatttacttcTCTCCTGTTTCCACATGATCTCTCTCTTGCCCATCTTGTCAGGCCTGAAATCCCTGCCCAGACAGCTCCAGCCTAGGAAAGGAGATGTCTCCAAAGTCCACTTTTAAGGGTacatatggccaggtgtggtggcttatgcctgtaatcccaacactttgggaggccgaggtgggctgatcacaaggtcaggagttcgagaccagcctggccaagatggtgaaaccctgtctctactaaaaaatacaaaaattagctggacgtggtggtgggcacctataatcccagctactcaggaggctgaggcagagaattgcttgaacctgggaggcagaggttgcagtgagccaagatcatgccactgcacttcagcgggGGGGccggtgagactccgtctcaaaaaaaaaagggtacatacatttcctctcccattaTCACATTATTTGTGAAGATTTATTTAGCTCATCCAATTTGCTATTGACTCCAAAAGTACAGTGGGTTTTCATGGGACAGGATACAGGATCTATAAAGAGTTTTGGGACAATaagaaagacatggagtcaacttAAATGACCATgaacagattggataaagaaaatgtacatatgcaccatggaatactacatagccataaaaaggaacaagatcatatcatttgcagcaacatggatggagctggaggccattatcctatgcaaactaacacaggaacagaaaaccaaatactacatgttctgacttataagtgggagctaggccgggcatggtgggtcacacctgtaatgccagcacttcgggaggctgaggcaggtggatcacttgaggtcgggagttcaggaccagcctggccaacat
This region of Gorilla gorilla gorilla isolate KB3781 chromosome 8, NHGRI_mGorGor1-v2.1_pri, whole genome shotgun sequence genomic DNA includes:
- the STOX1 gene encoding storkhead-box protein 1 isoform X4; amino-acid sequence: MARPVQLAPGSLALVLCRLEAQKAAGAAEEPGGRAVFRAFRRANARCFWNARLARAASRLAFQGWLRRGVLLVRAPPACLQVLRDAWRRRALRPPRGFRIRAVGDVFPVQMNPINQSQFVPLDEVLCCAISDMNTAQIVVTQESLLERLMKHYPGHRVWDLIIQSFWMD